From Planifilum fimeticola, one genomic window encodes:
- a CDS encoding MerR family transcriptional regulator: MRDSIRRNMPLFPMGIVTKLTELTPRQIRYYEEQGLIKPARTKGNQRLFSFNDVDRLLEIKSLMEKGVNIAGVKEVLNRPKITHLQPVQPSLEAEARRDLTEEDLHRLLKRQLNELPGRPGQQHLIQGELSRFFH; the protein is encoded by the coding sequence GTGCGCGATTCGATCCGGCGTAACATGCCCCTGTTTCCGATGGGGATCGTGACCAAACTGACCGAATTGACCCCTCGACAGATACGATACTACGAAGAGCAGGGATTGATCAAACCGGCGCGCACCAAGGGCAACCAACGCTTGTTTTCCTTCAACGACGTGGATCGGCTTTTGGAAATCAAGTCGTTGATGGAAAAAGGGGTGAACATCGCCGGTGTCAAGGAAGTGCTGAATCGCCCGAAGATCACGCACCTCCAACCGGTTCAGCCGTCGCTCGAAGCGGAGGCCCGACGGGATTTGACGGAGGAAGATTTGCACCGATTGTTGAAGCGGCAGCTGAATGAACTGCCGGGCCGACCCGGGCAGCAGCATTTGATTCAGGGGGAATTGTCCCGTTTCTTCCATTGA
- a CDS encoding anion permease, with the protein METILIIAAVVFLALTFDFINGFHDTANAIATSVSTRALSPRNAILLAASLNFVGALTFTGVAKSIGGNVADPSKLDHGLLIVTAALIAAIAWNLITWWYGIPSSSSHALIGSLAGAVVSSAGFEGINASGFSGIIMGLIFSPIIAFVVGFIVMKIVYLIFANYSPRKINKGFRAMQVMTAAFQSFSHGTNDAQKAMGVITFALVAGGFQSDLEVPLWVKVSAAAAMGLGTSVGGWKIIKTMGSKIFKIEPANGVSADLTSASVILSATVTGFPVSTTHVVTSGILGVGASKRFREVKWEVAGKIVLTWFITIPISALLAWITFKAIEILFL; encoded by the coding sequence ATGGAAACCATCCTCATCATCGCTGCCGTCGTATTTTTGGCCTTGACCTTTGACTTCATCAACGGATTTCACGATACCGCCAATGCCATCGCCACCTCCGTCTCCACGAGGGCACTCAGTCCGCGCAACGCGATCCTGCTTGCCGCCAGCCTCAACTTCGTCGGCGCCCTGACCTTTACGGGCGTCGCCAAATCCATCGGCGGCAACGTCGCTGACCCCTCGAAATTGGATCACGGGCTGTTGATTGTGACCGCGGCTCTCATCGCCGCGATCGCCTGGAATCTCATCACCTGGTGGTACGGCATCCCTTCCTCCTCCTCCCACGCTTTGATCGGTTCCTTGGCGGGAGCCGTCGTGAGCTCGGCGGGTTTTGAGGGAATCAACGCGTCCGGTTTTTCGGGGATTATCATGGGACTGATCTTTTCTCCGATCATCGCCTTTGTCGTCGGGTTTATCGTAATGAAAATCGTCTACCTGATCTTTGCCAATTACAGTCCCCGCAAAATCAACAAAGGATTCCGGGCCATGCAGGTGATGACAGCGGCGTTCCAGAGTTTCTCCCACGGCACCAACGATGCCCAAAAAGCGATGGGCGTGATCACCTTTGCACTGGTTGCCGGAGGTTTTCAATCGGATCTGGAGGTTCCGCTGTGGGTCAAGGTTTCCGCGGCCGCAGCGATGGGGCTCGGCACCTCCGTCGGCGGCTGGAAGATCATCAAAACGATGGGCTCAAAAATTTTCAAGATCGAGCCCGCAAACGGAGTCTCCGCCGACCTCACCTCCGCCTCCGTCATCCTCAGTGCCACCGTGACCGGTTTTCCGGTCAGCACGACCCATGTGGTCACTTCGGGAATTTTGGGAGTCGGAGCCTCCAAGCGGTTCAGGGAAGTGAAATGGGAAGTGGCCGGAAAAATTGTGTTGACGTGGTTTATCACGATTCCCATATCCGCCCTGCTCGCTTGGATCACCTTCAAGGCAATCGAAATACTCTTTCTGTAA
- a CDS encoding DUF456 domain-containing protein: protein MEVLWWILVLILFVAGFLGLLIPVLPDAPLLFVGFLLYHFLIDSDALNWPFWVAAVIVTAVTVLVDYVAGGVVARSYGGSRISVLAAVVGAILFPFILGPLGILVGPLVAVVLVELIQRKSWQEALRVGWGTLVGFLGGLFFKGLLMIGMLIWFGILVV, encoded by the coding sequence ATGGAAGTTCTTTGGTGGATTTTGGTATTGATCCTGTTCGTGGCGGGCTTTTTGGGGCTTTTGATCCCTGTTTTGCCGGATGCGCCTCTTTTGTTTGTCGGTTTTCTGCTGTATCATTTTCTGATCGATTCCGATGCCTTGAACTGGCCCTTCTGGGTGGCGGCGGTCATCGTCACGGCGGTGACGGTCCTCGTCGATTACGTGGCCGGAGGAGTGGTGGCGAGATCCTACGGAGGGTCCCGGATCTCCGTGCTGGCCGCCGTGGTCGGAGCGATTCTCTTTCCCTTCATTCTCGGCCCTTTGGGCATTCTTGTCGGGCCGCTGGTGGCCGTGGTCCTCGTGGAGCTGATCCAGCGGAAGTCCTGGCAGGAGGCCCTCCGAGTAGGGTGGGGAACCTTGGTCGGGTTTCTCGGCGGCCTTTTCTTCAAGGGACTTTTGATGATCGGTATGCTGATTTGGTTCGGGATTCTGGTCGTGTAA
- a CDS encoding aminotransferase class I/II-fold pyridoxal phosphate-dependent enzyme translates to MYEDLRHGQKLKKWVERVEERIASRLAEIDRQVERNQWKVLKAFREEGVGEHHLAPSTGYGYDDLGRAVLERVAARVFDAESALVRPHIVSGTHAIAACLYGVLRPGDELLYITGSPYDTLHQVIGSAADGSGSLCDYGITYREVPLTPEGRVDFDAVQAAISPNTRCIGIQRSRGYADRPSFSLESIEEMIRWLRRHVPDAVIFVDNCYGEFVEDEEPTAKGADLMAGSLIKNPGGGLAKTGGYIAGKRKWVERAASRLVAPGIGMEGGATYGHLRDYFQGLFLAPHVVGQALKGAVFAAAMLEEAGFSTSPTWDDPRTDIIQQVRFGDPDLLIAFCRGIQEASPVDAHLAPEPAPMPGYEDPVIMAAGTFVQGASIELSADGPLRPPYIAYMQGGLTYSHVKIAVLHSLDRLLSTGKMPALNTAKET, encoded by the coding sequence GTGTACGAGGATCTGAGACACGGGCAAAAACTGAAGAAATGGGTCGAACGGGTGGAAGAGCGCATCGCTTCCCGGCTTGCGGAAATCGATCGGCAGGTGGAGCGAAACCAATGGAAGGTGTTGAAAGCGTTCCGGGAAGAAGGGGTGGGGGAACATCACCTGGCTCCCTCCACGGGATACGGATACGACGATCTCGGACGAGCCGTCCTTGAACGGGTGGCGGCCAGGGTTTTCGATGCGGAGTCGGCGTTGGTCCGACCGCACATCGTTTCCGGAACCCATGCCATCGCCGCCTGCCTGTACGGGGTTCTGCGTCCCGGGGACGAGTTGTTGTACATCACCGGGTCTCCCTACGACACCCTGCATCAGGTGATCGGGTCGGCGGCGGACGGGTCCGGATCCCTTTGCGATTACGGGATCACTTACCGGGAAGTCCCCCTTACCCCGGAGGGAAGGGTGGATTTCGACGCGGTTCAAGCGGCGATCAGTCCCAATACGCGGTGCATCGGCATCCAGCGATCCCGGGGATATGCCGACCGGCCTTCCTTTTCGCTTGAATCCATCGAGGAGATGATCCGTTGGCTGCGAAGGCACGTTCCCGATGCGGTTATTTTCGTGGACAACTGCTACGGAGAATTTGTAGAGGACGAGGAGCCGACGGCCAAAGGGGCGGATCTGATGGCGGGCTCCCTCATTAAGAATCCCGGAGGCGGCCTGGCGAAAACGGGAGGATACATCGCGGGAAAAAGAAAATGGGTGGAGCGTGCAGCTTCACGGCTCGTGGCACCCGGCATCGGCATGGAGGGAGGGGCCACCTACGGCCATCTCCGGGATTATTTTCAGGGGCTTTTTTTGGCTCCCCATGTCGTCGGCCAGGCCTTGAAGGGGGCGGTCTTTGCCGCGGCGATGCTGGAGGAGGCGGGATTTTCCACATCACCGACCTGGGACGATCCGCGCACCGACATCATCCAGCAGGTGCGCTTCGGCGATCCCGATCTGCTCATCGCCTTTTGCAGGGGAATCCAGGAGGCGTCTCCCGTTGATGCCCACTTGGCGCCGGAGCCCGCGCCGATGCCCGGCTACGAAGATCCGGTGATCATGGCCGCCGGCACCTTTGTCCAAGGCGCCAGCATCGAGCTGTCGGCGGACGGTCCCCTGAGGCCGCCGTATATCGCTTACATGCAGGGAGGTCTCACATACTCCCATGTGAAGATCGCCGTTTTGCACTCCTTGGATCGCTTGTTGTCCACAGGGAAGATGCCAGCCCTAAACACGGCAAAGGAGACGTGA
- the hflX gene encoding GTPase HflX: MDPIGERERAILVGCGPKRTAWDLRSSLAELARLADTARAEVVSTEVQFRDKMDPSWLIGRGKAEEIARKAKETGTDLIIFDQELSPAQLFHLERIMPCKVIDRTQLILDIFAQRAKTREGRYQVELAQLEYLLPRLVGRGRDLSRLGGGIGTRGPGETKLELDRRHIHRRIRDLKRELEQVRRHRKLHRDRRRKMEIVQVALVGYTNAGKSTLLNRLTGSDVLSEDRLFATLDPTSRFLRLPSGEQVLLTDTVGFIRRLPHHLIAAFRSTLEQVKEADLLLHVVDASHPEAAEQIQAVEQVLQELGAADIPTLTVFNKADQVAEKMPEEEGTLRISAFSDEDLERLKQAIDQALHREQVHGSAEFPVSRGEWIAALYRNAEVVRSEVSGVTVRIDFRLPLRRFRRLSKEVKDHIRVSSD; this comes from the coding sequence ATCGACCCGATCGGCGAACGTGAGCGAGCGATACTGGTCGGATGCGGACCGAAACGGACCGCATGGGATTTGCGTTCCTCTTTGGCCGAATTGGCCCGATTGGCGGATACCGCCCGGGCTGAAGTGGTATCGACGGAAGTGCAGTTTCGCGATAAAATGGATCCCTCCTGGTTGATCGGACGGGGGAAAGCGGAAGAGATCGCCCGGAAGGCGAAGGAGACGGGAACGGATTTGATCATCTTCGATCAGGAGCTTTCCCCGGCCCAATTGTTTCACCTGGAGAGGATCATGCCTTGCAAGGTGATCGATCGGACCCAGTTGATTTTGGACATTTTCGCCCAGCGCGCCAAAACGCGGGAAGGGCGGTATCAGGTGGAATTGGCTCAGCTTGAGTATCTTCTTCCCCGACTGGTGGGGCGTGGTCGCGATTTGTCCCGCCTGGGGGGAGGGATAGGGACCCGGGGTCCCGGAGAAACCAAGTTGGAGCTCGACCGACGCCATATCCACCGCCGCATCCGCGATCTGAAGCGTGAACTGGAACAGGTGCGGAGACACCGGAAATTGCATCGGGATCGTCGGCGAAAAATGGAGATTGTCCAGGTGGCACTGGTCGGTTACACCAACGCGGGGAAATCGACGCTTCTCAACCGGCTCACCGGTTCCGATGTGCTCTCGGAAGACCGCCTGTTTGCCACGCTGGATCCCACATCGCGCTTTTTGCGCCTCCCGTCCGGCGAGCAGGTGCTTTTGACCGACACCGTCGGATTTATCCGCCGCTTGCCGCACCATCTGATCGCGGCTTTCCGCTCCACCCTGGAGCAGGTGAAGGAGGCGGATTTGCTGCTTCACGTGGTGGATGCCAGCCATCCGGAAGCGGCCGAACAGATTCAGGCCGTGGAGCAGGTGCTTCAGGAACTGGGCGCGGCGGACATCCCGACGCTGACGGTTTTCAACAAGGCGGATCAGGTGGCGGAAAAGATGCCTGAGGAGGAGGGAACTCTCCGGATTTCGGCCTTCTCCGATGAGGATCTCGAGCGGCTGAAGCAGGCGATCGATCAAGCGCTTCACCGGGAACAGGTGCATGGTTCGGCCGAGTTTCCGGTGTCTCGCGGGGAGTGGATCGCCGCACTGTATCGAAATGCGGAAGTGGTTCGGTCGGAGGTGTCCGGAGTGACTGTCAGAATCGATTTCCGGCTTCCGCTCCGCCGCTTCCGCCGGCTTTCCAAGGAAGTGAAGGATCACATCCGGGTCAGCAGCGATTAA
- the spoVK gene encoding stage V sporulation protein K, with product MGKTVITRELNRIHVVLENGSQGRNASYSQQRSSLPPPVDPETHPALCRCFEELDQLVGLRKVKEFVREIYAWLEVGRRRAAAGLSSEQQVLHMVFAGNPGTGKTTVARIMGRLLKEMGILSKGHLVEVERADLVGEYIGHTAQKTREHVKRALGGILFIDEAYSLARGGEKDFGKEAIDTLVKSMEDHREEFVLILAGYSLEMERFMRANPGLPSRFPIHLTFPDFTIEELMEIADRMLKQRQYCFSRSAREKLKRQLLKEMNRSVQPFGNARYIRNVIERGIRQHAVRLLNERYPSREDLMTIRAEDLRFEETSGNGYPIRGIINSE from the coding sequence ATGGGAAAAACGGTCATCACAAGGGAGTTGAACCGGATCCACGTGGTGTTGGAAAACGGTTCCCAGGGAAGAAACGCCTCTTATTCACAACAGCGTTCCTCTCTGCCCCCGCCGGTCGATCCGGAAACACACCCGGCGTTGTGCCGCTGTTTTGAGGAATTGGACCAGTTGGTGGGTCTTAGAAAGGTGAAGGAATTTGTGCGGGAGATTTACGCCTGGCTGGAGGTGGGGCGCCGCCGCGCCGCCGCCGGTCTATCCTCCGAGCAACAGGTTTTGCACATGGTGTTCGCCGGCAATCCGGGGACGGGCAAGACGACGGTGGCCCGCATCATGGGCAGACTGCTGAAGGAGATGGGGATTCTCTCCAAGGGACATCTCGTGGAAGTGGAGCGGGCGGATCTGGTGGGCGAATATATCGGGCATACGGCGCAGAAGACGCGGGAGCACGTGAAGCGGGCCCTGGGGGGGATCCTTTTTATAGACGAAGCGTACTCTCTGGCCAGGGGAGGGGAAAAGGATTTCGGCAAAGAGGCGATCGACACCCTGGTGAAGTCGATGGAGGATCACCGGGAGGAATTCGTCCTGATATTGGCGGGATATTCCCTGGAAATGGAGCGCTTCATGCGCGCCAATCCCGGACTTCCCTCGCGGTTTCCCATCCACCTCACCTTTCCCGATTTCACCATCGAGGAGCTGATGGAAATCGCCGACAGGATGCTCAAGCAACGGCAGTACTGCTTTTCCCGGTCGGCCAGGGAAAAGCTCAAGCGGCAGCTGTTGAAGGAAATGAACCGGTCGGTTCAACCCTTCGGCAACGCCCGATACATTCGCAATGTGATTGAGCGGGGAATTCGACAACACGCCGTGCGCCTCTTGAATGAGCGGTATCCGTCCCGGGAGGATTTGATGACGATCCGCGCGGAAGATCTGCGGTTCGAGGAAACGTCAGGTAACGGGTACCCCATTCGTGGTATAATAAATAGTGAATAG
- the hfq gene encoding RNA chaperone Hfq, with protein MKQTINIQDTFLNQIRKESVPVTIYLINGFQLRGVVRGFDNYTIIIDSDGKQQMVYKHAISTFTPARPVSLMPQEENNQKEE; from the coding sequence TTGAAACAAACAATTAATATCCAGGACACTTTTCTGAACCAAATCCGCAAGGAGTCGGTCCCCGTCACCATTTATCTGATTAACGGCTTTCAGTTGCGGGGCGTCGTTCGGGGCTTCGATAATTACACAATCATCATCGACAGCGACGGCAAGCAGCAAATGGTTTACAAGCACGCGATTTCCACATTCACCCCTGCACGGCCGGTATCCCTGATGCCGCAGGAGGAAAACAACCAAAAAGAGGAATGA
- the miaA gene encoding tRNA (adenosine(37)-N6)-dimethylallyltransferase MiaA has protein sequence MRGPLLVIVGPTAVGKTSLSLSLAGAFRGEIVSGDSMQVYRHMDIGTAKVTAEEREKIPHHLIDIVDPDHPFSVEEYQRLAREAIEDIQSRGRLPILVGGTGLYIQSVTHGYLLPGVEGNPELRKELHRYADEEGNEKLWEKLKAVDPDTAARLHPNDRRRIIRALEVYEGTGVPFSKLQRKSSPRYDMLWIGLTMSRERLYERINRRVDQMMAEGLVEEVEALRNKGYHRDLTSMQALGYKEIMMYLDGEISLEEAVEAIKRGTRKYAKRQLSWFRRIPEIHWFDVNKPESAEEIWELAAGKFPAYKE, from the coding sequence ATGAGGGGGCCGCTTCTGGTGATTGTCGGGCCCACCGCCGTCGGGAAAACGTCGCTCAGCCTCTCGCTGGCTGGCGCATTTCGGGGGGAGATCGTCTCCGGGGACTCGATGCAGGTATACCGTCACATGGATATCGGAACGGCCAAGGTGACGGCGGAGGAACGGGAAAAGATCCCCCACCACCTGATCGATATCGTGGATCCGGATCACCCCTTTTCCGTCGAGGAGTATCAGCGATTGGCGCGGGAGGCGATCGAAGATATCCAGAGCAGGGGGCGCCTGCCGATTCTCGTGGGAGGAACCGGTCTCTACATTCAGTCGGTGACCCACGGATATCTCCTTCCCGGCGTTGAAGGCAATCCCGAGCTGCGGAAGGAACTTCACCGATACGCCGATGAAGAGGGGAACGAAAAGTTGTGGGAGAAGCTGAAGGCGGTGGATCCCGACACCGCCGCGCGCCTTCATCCCAACGATCGCCGGCGAATCATCCGCGCCCTGGAGGTGTACGAGGGGACGGGAGTTCCCTTTTCCAAACTGCAGCGAAAATCATCGCCCCGCTACGATATGTTGTGGATTGGACTCACCATGTCGCGGGAGCGGCTGTATGAGCGAATCAACCGGCGGGTGGATCAGATGATGGCGGAGGGGTTGGTGGAAGAGGTGGAGGCCCTGCGGAACAAGGGGTACCACCGGGATTTGACGTCGATGCAAGCGCTGGGATACAAGGAGATCATGATGTATTTGGACGGAGAGATCAGCCTCGAAGAGGCGGTGGAGGCGATCAAGAGGGGAACCCGTAAATACGCCAAGCGGCAGCTTTCCTGGTTTCGCCGGATTCCGGAAATTCATTGGTTCGATGTGAATAAGCCGGAAAGTGCGGAAGAAATTTGGGAACTAGCAGCAGGAAAGTTCCCCGCCTACAAAGAATAG
- a CDS encoding class I SAM-dependent methyltransferase — protein MFVTTSYHPQPERERIAKKLAERLSVPCVPRERKTLKQLFAETGFTQAVVVSQGEIRWEDREGRRFFFHPSMSAVRVKRLRSGGSDPLVESSGMRRGDEVLDCTLGMGADAIVASFAAGPEGRVVALESQPVIAALVEHGLRTYSTDRADLTEAMRSVEVVCADYRDYLPRLPDKSFDIVMFDPMFGETVRESSAMQALRPLANPEPLDPESVKEAVRVARRAVLLKERRGSGEFARLGFRVAKEASKYAFGVIRVEGENG, from the coding sequence GTGTTCGTCACGACGTCCTATCATCCGCAGCCCGAGAGGGAACGGATTGCAAAAAAGTTGGCCGAGAGACTCTCTGTTCCCTGCGTTCCGCGGGAACGCAAGACGCTGAAACAGTTGTTCGCTGAAACCGGATTCACGCAGGCGGTGGTGGTGAGCCAGGGGGAGATCCGATGGGAAGATCGGGAGGGACGCCGGTTTTTCTTCCACCCCAGCATGTCCGCCGTCCGGGTAAAGCGGCTGAGAAGCGGCGGATCCGACCCGCTTGTGGAAAGCAGCGGGATGCGGCGGGGGGATGAGGTCCTGGACTGCACCCTCGGTATGGGGGCGGATGCCATCGTCGCCTCCTTTGCGGCCGGTCCGGAGGGGAGAGTGGTCGCCCTGGAGAGCCAGCCGGTGATTGCCGCGTTGGTGGAGCACGGACTGCGCACCTATTCAACGGATCGGGCGGATCTGACGGAGGCGATGCGTTCGGTGGAGGTGGTTTGCGCCGATTATCGGGATTATCTCCCGCGTTTGCCCGACAAATCCTTCGATATCGTGATGTTTGATCCGATGTTCGGCGAGACCGTCCGGGAATCTTCGGCGATGCAGGCCCTGCGGCCCTTGGCCAATCCGGAACCCCTCGATCCGGAATCGGTAAAGGAAGCGGTGCGGGTTGCCCGTCGTGCCGTGCTCCTGAAGGAACGGCGGGGAAGCGGCGAGTTCGCCCGCTTGGGATTCCGCGTCGCCAAGGAAGCCTCCAAATACGCTTTCGGTGTGATCAGGGTGGAGGGTGAGAATGGATGA
- the mutL gene encoding DNA mismatch repair endonuclease MutL — MSRIRILDDRLANQIAAGEVVERPASVVKELVENAIDAGADRILVEIEEGGIRSIRVVDNGCGMDREDAQLAFSRHATSKILRERDLFAIRTLGFRGEALPSIASVSRMTLTTAERGAEAATRVELEGGEMRSVGEAAHPPGTEVVVRDLFFNTPARLKHLKTVNTEVSHVADIVGRLALAHPEIRFTLRHDGRELIRTLGDGKLLHVVHALYGGKAAGKMISLKAENADFRLTGLIGRPELTRSSRSYLSTIINGRHIRSLPLIHAVLRGYDTLLPVSRYPVAVLSIELDPKLVDVNVHPAKMEVRLSKEKELTAFIEAEIKKVFRNRSLAPRVEAREVVKKRRPVQQQFDWNVGRRESRPVQAEEGEVKPKVSVVNRVREEPRAPLFPEKAPARQEEPVRPQTVRDFAEESASPAAEAADKEERFPDLQPLAQVHGTYIVAQAEDGFYLIDQHAAHERIYYERVSAEMRKEETKGQPLLMPIPLECSPGDAERVSARLSLFREMGWELEPFGGSTFLIRSHPRWVPPGQEEETLRELIDWLKREGTVRPERVRDAGAKLIACKAAIKANRHLSGEEMSRLLTDLANCDNPFTCPHGRPVMIHFSTRELEKLFKRVM, encoded by the coding sequence ATGAGCAGGATCCGCATCTTGGACGACCGGTTGGCCAACCAGATCGCGGCGGGAGAAGTGGTGGAGCGACCGGCTTCCGTCGTGAAGGAGCTGGTCGAAAACGCCATCGACGCAGGAGCGGATCGGATCCTCGTGGAGATCGAGGAAGGAGGAATCCGATCCATTCGCGTGGTGGACAACGGGTGCGGAATGGACCGCGAAGACGCGCAGCTGGCTTTCAGCCGCCATGCGACGAGCAAAATCCTCCGGGAGAGGGATTTGTTTGCCATCCGCACGTTGGGATTCCGCGGGGAAGCCCTGCCCAGCATCGCCTCCGTATCCAGGATGACTCTGACCACGGCGGAAAGGGGAGCGGAAGCGGCCACCCGGGTCGAGCTGGAAGGGGGGGAGATGCGTTCGGTCGGCGAGGCGGCCCATCCTCCCGGGACGGAAGTGGTGGTGCGCGATCTGTTTTTCAATACGCCGGCCCGTTTGAAGCACCTGAAAACCGTCAACACTGAAGTTAGCCACGTGGCGGACATCGTGGGGCGGCTCGCTTTGGCCCATCCGGAGATCCGCTTCACCCTCCGCCACGACGGCCGGGAGTTGATCCGAACCCTCGGAGACGGGAAGTTGCTACATGTGGTCCATGCGCTGTACGGCGGGAAAGCGGCCGGAAAAATGATATCGCTGAAGGCGGAAAACGCCGATTTTCGCCTCACCGGACTGATCGGCCGTCCGGAATTGACCCGCTCGAGCCGCTCCTATCTTTCGACGATCATCAACGGTCGCCACATACGCAGCCTCCCGCTGATCCACGCGGTGCTCCGTGGTTACGACACGCTTCTCCCGGTCTCCAGATACCCGGTGGCGGTGCTGTCGATCGAGTTGGACCCCAAGCTGGTGGATGTCAACGTCCATCCCGCCAAAATGGAGGTTCGTCTCAGCAAGGAAAAGGAGTTGACCGCCTTTATCGAGGCGGAAATCAAGAAGGTTTTCCGCAACCGTTCGCTGGCCCCCCGGGTGGAAGCCCGGGAAGTCGTGAAAAAGCGGCGCCCGGTTCAGCAGCAGTTTGACTGGAATGTCGGCCGTCGCGAGTCGAGACCGGTCCAGGCGGAGGAAGGGGAGGTCAAACCGAAGGTATCGGTCGTAAACCGGGTGCGGGAGGAACCGCGCGCTCCCCTTTTCCCGGAAAAGGCCCCGGCTCGGCAGGAGGAGCCTGTCCGTCCTCAGACAGTCAGGGATTTCGCTGAAGAGTCCGCTTCTCCGGCTGCGGAGGCTGCGGATAAGGAGGAGCGGTTTCCCGATCTCCAGCCCCTGGCTCAGGTGCACGGAACTTATATCGTGGCCCAGGCGGAAGATGGTTTTTATTTGATCGATCAGCATGCGGCCCACGAGCGGATCTATTATGAGAGGGTTTCGGCGGAGATGCGCAAGGAGGAGACAAAGGGGCAACCTCTGCTCATGCCGATTCCGCTGGAGTGCTCGCCGGGGGATGCGGAAAGGGTGTCGGCTCGGCTCTCCCTCTTTCGCGAAATGGGGTGGGAGTTGGAGCCCTTCGGCGGAAGCACGTTTCTGATCCGCTCGCATCCTCGCTGGGTTCCGCCGGGTCAGGAGGAGGAGACCCTGCGGGAGCTGATCGACTGGTTGAAAAGAGAAGGGACGGTTCGACCGGAACGGGTCCGGGATGCCGGGGCCAAACTGATTGCCTGCAAAGCGGCGATCAAGGCGAACCGGCACCTGAGCGGGGAGGAGATGTCTCGATTGCTGACCGATCTGGCCAACTGCGACAATCCTTTCACCTGTCCCCACGGGCGGCCGGTGATGATCCACTTTTCCACGCGGGAATTGGAAAAGCTGTTTAAGCGGGTGATGTGA